A genome region from Acyrthosiphon pisum isolate AL4f unplaced genomic scaffold, pea_aphid_22Mar2018_4r6ur Scaffold_21479;HRSCAF=24083, whole genome shotgun sequence includes the following:
- the LOC115034902 gene encoding uncharacterized protein LOC115034902, translated as MTADERNLTIRRGQLKGTVTRFLTYLQSEELDPNQVSLRREKIEEVWHEFDQIQTALEQTENLNESTAYRKEFEDLYFKAIVEANTIVSPGMVKENTSERGSMAIASERSIGRNSMAPQVKLAALKVPVFNGDYLEWASFYDTFTALVHTHQDLLPVSKFFHLREALSGEALNSIRSLETTAKNYEKAWSILCARYNNKKVRIQAHVRAIFDLDALQSDSAIKLRCFFDALSGHMRALEALEQEPESWGPLLMHLISTKLDKKTLQE; from the coding sequence ATGACGGCTGACGAGAGAAATCTCACGATAAGACGCGGCCAATTAAAAGGCACGGTGACGAGATTCTTGACTTACCTACAAAGTGAAGAGTTGGATCCAAATCAAGTATCATTAAGAAGGGAAAAAATCGAAGAAGTTTGGCATGAATTTGACCAAATTCAAACGGCACTGGAACAGACAGAGAATTTAAACGAAAGCACAGCGTATCGTAAGGAGTTCGAAGATCTATACTTTAAGGCTATAGTAGAAGCAAATACAATTGTATCACCAGGAATGGTAAAAGAGAATACCTCAGAACGAGGAAGTATGGCGATAGCGAGCGAAAGAAGTATAGGGAGAAACAGTATGGCGCCTCAAGTGAAATTAGCAGCATTAAAAGTACCTGTTTTTAATGGGGATTATTTAGAGTGGGCGTCGTTTTATGACACATTTACGGCATTGGTACATACACACCAGGACCTATTGCCCGTATCGAAGTTTTTTCATTTGCGCGAAGCGCTATCAGGAGAGGCGTTGAACTCGATAAGAAGTTTGGAGACCACTGCAAAGAATTATGAAAAAGCGTGGAGCATTCTGTGtgctaggtataataataaaaaagtgcgAATACAAGCTCATGTGCGGGCAATATTTGATTTGGATGCGCTGCAGAGTGACTCAGCAATAAAACTTAGATGTTTTTTCGATGCGTTGTCAGGTCACATGCGAGCTCTAGAGGCGTTAGAGCAAGAACCGGAAAGTTGGGGCCCGTTATTAATGCACTTAATTAGTACCAAATTAGACAAAAAAACGTTACAAGAGTGA